In a genomic window of Primulina huaijiensis isolate GDHJ02 unplaced genomic scaffold, ASM1229523v2 scaffold13633, whole genome shotgun sequence:
- the LOC140965723 gene encoding glutathione S-transferase T3-like: MASNSRTASYNVEENRVLCHMYLDISQNPIIGINQSKDQFWTRIEEAYNISKPNNLQVRNKRSLQCRMRNILREVGKLRGCIRQIETLRPSGASEDDILNRAKDLFMQDADFSKGFKYDHVWYIMKDMEKFSSDINPMSAPARMHVTSLDSSQSDSQTPNTPISGSPGLPPFSINLSSDENAGGTSSHRPLGVKKFKLKKKRDDNVLELISTMKEGHRDLIN; the protein is encoded by the exons ATGGCTTCAAATTCTAGAACTGCTTCTTACAATGTCGAAGAAAACAGAGTCTTATGTCATATGTATCTTGATATATCCCAAAATCCTATAATAGGTATCAATCAATCCAAAGATCAGTTTTGGACTCGTATCGAAGAAGCTTACAACATCAGCAAACCAAACAATCTACAAGTACGTAACAAAAGATCATTGCAGTGTCGCATGAGAAATATACTCCGTGAAGTTGGAAAACTAAGGGGATGCATTCGTCAAATTGAAACTCTCCGCCCAAGTGGCGCATCAGAAGATGATATT TTAAATCGAGCAAAAGATTTGTTCATGCAAGATGCTGATTTTAGTAAAGGCTTCAAATATGATCATGTGTGGTATATTATGAAAGATATGGAGAAATTCTCGAGTGACATCAATCCAATGAGCGCACCAGCAAGAATGCATGTCACAAGTTTGGACTCGTCACAGTCAGATAGCCAGACACCAAATACTCCAATATCAGGTTCTCCTGGATTACCTCcgttttcaattaatttaagtagtgatGAAAATGCAGGCGGCACTTCATCCCATCGACCTCTTGgtgttaaaaaatttaaactaaagAAAAAAAGGGACGATAATGTGTTGGAATTGA